A region of Vigna radiata var. radiata cultivar VC1973A chromosome 10, Vradiata_ver6, whole genome shotgun sequence DNA encodes the following proteins:
- the LOC106775645 gene encoding uncharacterized protein LOC106775645, producing MFRKLFRDPKTGFHLLSSMNSKKYLKNIGLEREDYYFLKHVGKGLLCTYAVLGAMWLYTENSSLGWGKLEPRLKEHEEALKDFIRKGRMIGDAFSPKGVGESDKDGNYNNQKETQNKNFDEEAQKLWLKLKNEVATELKEKGFDVE from the exons atgttcCGTAAGCTTTTTCGGGACCCCAAAACAG GTTTTCATCTGCTGAGTTCAATGAATTCCAAGAAATACCTAAAAAACATTGGGTTGGAAAGAGAAGACTACtactttttaaaacatgttgGAAAGGGCTTGCTTTGCACCTATGCCGTGCTTGGGGCTATGTGGCTCTACACTGAGAATTCATCACTGGGGTGGGGGAAACTGGAGCCAAGGCTGAAGGAGCACGAAGAAGCATTGAAGGATTTCATCAGAAAGGGAAGGATGATTGGAGACGCTTTTAGTCCAAAAGGGGTGGGTGAGAGTGATAAGGATGGGAACTATAATAACCAGAAGGAGACGCAGAACAAGAATTTTGATGAGGAAGCTCAGAAGCTGTGGTTGAAACTGAAGAATGAGGTCGCAACTGAACTAAAGGAGAAGGGTTTTGATGTTGAATAA
- the LOC106775642 gene encoding UPF0503 protein At3g09070, chloroplastic, with the protein MTTKTHRFTTCYRHPFTPVTGFCASCLRERLAGIDSSSSSPDLRRTKSFSDRTAGANSSSAAPEPRRRSCEVRLPQPGGSLSDLFNRDYKSKKPTNRNADIRSGSAGVGLEESERGEAVRVSGDEEGEGKTMKEFIDLELRSRKGGGRDFKDIAASFRGAASEFSKRLMKWKQKLNPKRNHRHSDVAGADFCSVEKLGFKSLRETQSEVGEYGFALGRRSCDTDPRLSVDNSRFSFEAPRASWDGYLIGKAYPRVSPMVRVGDRVLVEEEEEGDVSLENGEEFCPGGSAQTKHYYSDWHRRRRSFDRSNSRRKSIMGDVDELRVISNAKVSPATTELFYGAKVLITENGLRDVNLKSSDSVMGSGSKVEACDVAIEDGQQGLNKFHKWGRLWSKLGLLQRRREDMLGEGDYGGGDVVNKPLAESWQKLRRVVNGKASESVSQKLIRSYSVSCRDPCRTSGLVNGFGVSATKGQVLNGRQKFMLQKNRSVRYSPSNVDSGLLRFYLTPLKSYRRSRSAKGSLKNSNSTARSFF; encoded by the coding sequence ATGACTACCAAAACGCACCGTTTTACTACCTGTTACCGTCACCCTTTCACACCTGTCACCGGTTTCTGTGCCTCCTGTCTCCGCGAACGCCTCGCCGGCATCGATTCCTCCTCCTCTTCGCCGGACCTACGCCGCACTAAGTCCTTCTCCGACCGTACAGCCGGCGCTAACTCCTCCTCCGCCGCCCCGGAGCCCCGCCGTAGGTCCTGCGAGGTCCGACTGCCGCAGCCGGGTGGCTCGCTGTCGGACCTCTTCAACCGCGACTACAAGAGCAAGAAGCCAACGAATCGGAACGCCGACATCCGTTCAGGAAGTGCTGGCGTCGGACTCGAAGAGAGCGAGCGCGGCGAAGCGGTTAGGGTTTCTGGCGATGAAGAAGGGGAGGGGAAGACGATGAAGGAGTTCATAGATCTCGAATTGCGGAGCAGGAAGGGCGGGGGGAGAGATTTCAAAGACATCGCAGCGAGTTTTCGCGGCGCGGCTTCCGAATTCAGCAAGCGATTGATGAAATGGAAACAGAAGCTGAATCCGAAGAGAAACCACCGCCACAGCGACGTCGCCGGCGCCGACTTTTGTTCAGTCGAAAAACTAGGGTTTAAGTCGTTGCGGGAGACGCAATCGGAGGTTGGAGAATACGGTTTCGCGTTAGGTAGAAGATCGTGCGACACTGATCCGAGGTTATCCGTTGACAATTCGCGATTTTCGTTCGAAGCTCCTCGAGCTTCCTGGGATGGTTATTTGATTGGGAAAGCATACCCTAGGGTTTCCCCCATGGTTCGTGTTGGTGATAGGGTTTTGgtcgaggaagaagaagagggagaCGTGAGTTTAGAGAATGGTGAAGAATTCTGTCCTGGCGGTTCTGCTCAGACGAAGCATTACTATTCCGATTGGCATAGGAGGAGGAGGAGTTTTGATAGATCAAATTCTCGTAGGAAGTCGATAATGGGAGACGTTGATGAATTGAGAGTGATATCTAATGCTAAGGTTTCTCCAGCTACAACTGAGTTGTTCTATGGGGCCAAGGTGTTGATCACAGAGAATGGTTTGAGGGATGTGAATTTGAAATCGTCTGATAGTGTAATGGGGTCCGGTTCCAAGGTTGAGGCTTGTGATGTTGCAATTGAGGATGGTCAACAGGGATTGAACAAGTTTCACAAGTGGGGTAGGTTATGGAGTAAATTGGGGTTATTGCAGAGGAGAAGGGAAGATATGTTGGGAGAAGGTGATTACGGTGGTGGTGATGTGGTTAATAAGCCACTTGCAGAGTCTTGGCAGAAGCTAAGGAGGGTGGTTAACGGTAAAGCGAGTGAGTCAGTTAGCCAGAAGCTTATTCGTAGCTATAGTGTTAGTTGTAGAGATCCTTGTAGAACTTCAGGTTTAGTCAATGGCTTTGGGGTTTCTGCGACTAAAGGCCAGGTTTTGAATGGAAGGCAGAAGTTTATGCTTCAGAAAAACCGGAGTGTTAGGTATTCACCAAGTAATGTTGACAGTGGCTTGTTAAGGTTCTATTTGACACCATTGAAAAGCTATAGGCGAAGCAGGTCTGCAAAGGGTAGCTTAAAGAATTCAAATTCAACGGCCAGAAGTTTCTTCTGA